Below is a window of Paremcibacter congregatus DNA.
CCCGCTCTGAAAGATAAAAAAAAGCCGATCCACAAAGGATCGGCTTTTAAAAAATGATACTGCGTTTTACAGACGGCCCTCATTGATATAGACAATCGCCTTGCCGAACGCCGTGGGATCATCCACGTCAAGCCACAGACGACCCTCGATATCAAAAGTCCGCGCCTTGTCCCAACTGCCCAGCACATTCATCGCTCCGGAAATGCTGTCATCGCCTTCCCGGCCGCTTTGTTCCAGCGCCTCGAACATCTTGGGGGTGCAATAAAAAATCCCGGTATCAAAAGCGTTATAACCCTTGATCACCTTGCCGATATTTTCAATCCGCGACCGGGTGCAGCTGACCCGGGTTACATCTTCAATATCCACAACAGGATTTTCAATATTATAATCGACGCACAGGGTTACTGTATCGTCTTCATGATCATGCGCCAGAAGAGACTTAATGATTTCCGGATCAAACAGATGATCACACATGGTCAGAATGAAAGGACCTTCAATAACCTCTTTGGCTTTCAACACGGAAATGCCGTTGGGCCGTTCCCAGTCCTCATTGATGATGTGGGTAATCTTGATATTTTCACGTTCGGCCAGCATGTCCAGGAAACCCCGAACCTTGGTGCCGCGATATCCGCTGGTGACATAAAAGTCATCCACGCCCCCGGCCCGGAGATTTTTGATCACCCGTTCAATGATCGGCACACCGTCAAGCTCGATCAGGGGCTTGATTTCCCCTTTCTCGCGCATTCTGGTGCCTTGTCCGGCCGCCGCAATTAAACATTTCATCGGAAAATACCTTTTACCTTAACTTCACTACAGTCTTATTCAGCAGCATTCAGAGCACTTACGCGGGTCGCGATGAACTCTTCTGTCATTTCATAAGCCTGATCGTCGGTATATTGAACCGGAGGATGTTTACAGAAATATGCAGACGCCCCATGCAGGATGCCGCCTTCCCCGTTCAACAACGCCAGTTTACAGCAGCGGATCATGTCGATCGCCACACCGGCGGAGTTTGGAGAATCTTCAACGCTCAACCGCAGTTCAATATTCATCGGCACGCCACCGAACAGATCACCTTCCATGCGCAGGAAACAAAGCTTGTTGTCATTCTGCCACGGAATATAATCTGAAGGGCCGATGTGGATATTCTCATCGCTCAGACGCTTGCCGGCTACGGACTGAACGGCTTCTGTTTTAGAGATTTTCTTGGATTCCAGACGATCCTGGTTTTTCATGTTCAGGAAGTCTGTGTTCCCGCCAGTGTTCAGCTGATACGTCCGTTCCAGAACCACACCACGCTTGGCGAACAGGTCTGTCAGGGTCCGGTGGGTGATGGTCGCGCCGAGCTGGGCTTTAATGTCATCGCCGACGATCGGCAGGTTTTTCTCTTTAAAGCGATCGGCCCATTCCGGGTTGGACGCGATAAAGACCGGCATGTTGTTGATAAAGGCAACGCCCGCTTCCAACGCACATTCGGCGTAGAATTTAGCCGCGGCTTCAGACCCAACCGGCATATAGTTGGTGAGAATTTCCGCACCGCTTTCTTTCAATTCGCGCACGATGTCTTCTTTGGTGGCGGAAGCTGTGCCATCAAGCAGGAATGTCCGGTCATCATCATAATTGGCCATATGTTCGGATACGCCGTCAAGGATGTTGCCCATTTTGACAATGGTGCCGCTTTTCGGCAGGTCAGCACAGAAAACAGTTGTACAGTTCGGCTTTTCAAAGATCGCTTCATTGACGTCTTTACCGACTTTGCGTTTGTCCACGTCAAAAGCCGCAACCACTTCGATATCGCTCGGACGATAACCGCCGACTTCCAGATGCATCAGACCCGGAACGACAGTGGCATCACCGGTGCGCTCTGGTGTGTAATAGTAAAGCCCCTGGATGAGAGAGCTCGCACAGTTCCCGATACCGGCAATCGCAATTTTGATTTTTGACATATTATATAACCTTATTTTCTCTGAATCTTTGCCGCACAATCCGGCCAAGAATAAACAACAAAAGGGGGAGAACGCCTGCTCTCCGCCCAAAGAATTCCAAATTTATGACACTGATATATCATATAACCGTCATACGGCAAGCATTTAACAGTTACATGTCCTCTCCTAACAGGAAACTCCCCCGCCGCCTTTAAAGCCACCTGCCCAGAATGGCGCGCACTATTCATCGTAAATGTGGCGATTTTCTGTTCGTAGCATTTTCCCCGGCCATTCCACAAAAGATGTCCAAAATCACCCAGTTTTACCTTGGATCGGAACGGATTTTACGCTATGCAGAACCCTTAATCGCGAAAAAATGGAGTGTTTCGGCATGGCTGCCCAACAAAATATAATCTTAAAAAGCATCACCCAAAAAATTGCAAAACCTGCCGTGCTGGCGGTTCTGACCTCTGCATTGGCTCTCACCCTGACCGCTTGTTCTGATAAAGAAAACAAGGAACAGACGGCAGAAGACAAGCAAACTGTCGAAGACAATAAACCTGTCGCAGACACACAAACCAAGGAACAAACATTGCCCTCTGAGACTGAAATTTTCACCACAGAAAGTGGCCTTCAATATCAAATCCTGACCAAAGGTGACGGCGCAAGCCCCGAAGCCACCGACACCGTCACTGTCCATTATGAAGGCACCCTGATGGATGGCACTGTCTTTGACAGCTCCTACAAACGCGGTGAAACGATTTCCTTTCCCCTGAACCGCGTGATCAAGGGATGGACAGAAGGCGTGCAGCTGATGAATGTCGGCTCCAAGTATAAATTCACCATTCCGTCCGAACTGGCCTACGGCGAAAGCGGCGCCGGCGGCGTGATCCCGCCGAACGCTGACCTGATTTTCACCGTCGAACTGTTCGATATTCTTGATGCCGATGAAATTGAGAAACAGGAAGCGGCCAAGCGTGCGGAAATGGAAAAAATGATCGAGGCCATGAAAGCCGAAGGAGAGAAATTCCTCACCGAAAACGCCAAAAAATCCGGCGTCAAGGTAACCGAGAGTGGTCTGCAGTATAAAGAACTTCTTGCCGGCACCGGTAAAAGCCCCGCCGCCACAGATCGTGTTACCGTTCACTATGAAGGCACCCTGATTGACGGCACTAAATTCGACAGCTCCTATGATCGCGGTGAACCGATTGATTTCGGCCTCAATCAGGTCATCTCCGGCTGGACCGAAGGCCTGCAACTGATGCAGGAAGGCGCGAAATACAAACTGTTCATCCCGTATGATCTGGCCTATGGCCCCCAAGGTTCCCCTGGTGCGATTCCTCCGTATGCGACGCTGGTTTTCACCGTCGAACTGATCCGGGTAAACTAATCTGATGATGCGATCCCTTCTCCTCCTGGCAGCCTTCAGCGGCTTTACAGCCGTGCTGTTCGGGGCAATGGGATCGCATTTCCTCTTTCCCTATATGACAGAAAAAGGCCCGGCGCTGTTCCGCACAGCCAACCTGTACCATCTAGTCCATAGTCTGGCCCTGCTAGGTTGCGCCCTGCTGGTTCCCCTCTGCGACAAATCAGAACAAGCCCTCAAATACCTCAAACTCTCCGCTGGCGCTTTCCTTCTTGGCCTGATTCTGTTCAGCGGCATGATCTATTATGTGGCATTGTCTCCTTCTCCGCTGCATTTCCTCATTCCTCTGGGTGGTCTGAGTTTTATGACCGGATGGGCCCTGCTTGCGGCCACAGCGCTGTCACTGTCCCGCCCATAAAAAAAGCCGGCGCTGTTTCCAGACACCGGCTCATTCTTTAGTAAAATATTTTTAGAGCTGATCAAGCATGTATTCCGCACTGGAAACATGGAATTCACCAGGGCCTTCAATATTCAGAGACGTAACAACACCGTCTTCCACCACCATGGAAAAACGCTTGCCGCGCATTCCCATGCCGAATCCCGTGCCATCCATTTCCAGGCCAAGCGCCTTGGCGAAATCACCGTTACCGTCCGCCAGCATGCTGACTTTCCCATCGGCATTCTGGCTCTTGCCCCAGGCCCCCATAACAAAAGCGTCATTCACCGCCATACAGGCGATCTCGTCCACGCCCTTGGCTTTAAACGCGTCAGCCTTTTCAATAAAGCCTGGCAGATGCTTGGCGGAACAGGTCGGGGTAAAAGCGCCCGGAACGGAGAAAAGCGCGACTTTGCGTCCGCCAAAAATCTCGGCCGTCGTCCGCGGAGTGGGCCCGTCGGCTGTCATTTCAACAAGAGTAGCTTCCGGCAGTTTGTCACCAACAGCAATGGTCATGGCGTATCCTTTTGAGTAAAGTTAAGTTTCGTTGCGTAGAGCAATATAAAACAAATAAGAAATGGAACCAATCTTTCAAGGATATCCCCGATAGAATTTGGCTGAAGATAAAAAAGGATTGTCAAACTCAGACCAATCAGCATGCTTGGCAATATCATCTTTGGATTAAGCCG
It encodes the following:
- a CDS encoding NTP transferase domain-containing protein, translated to MKCLIAAAGQGTRMREKGEIKPLIELDGVPIIERVIKNLRAGGVDDFYVTSGYRGTKVRGFLDMLAERENIKITHIINEDWERPNGISVLKAKEVIEGPFILTMCDHLFDPEIIKSLLAHDHEDDTVTLCVDYNIENPVVDIEDVTRVSCTRSRIENIGKVIKGYNAFDTGIFYCTPKMFEALEQSGREGDDSISGAMNVLGSWDKARTFDIEGRLWLDVDDPTAFGKAIVYINEGRL
- a CDS encoding DUF423 domain-containing protein, whose translation is MMRSLLLLAAFSGFTAVLFGAMGSHFLFPYMTEKGPALFRTANLYHLVHSLALLGCALLVPLCDKSEQALKYLKLSAGAFLLGLILFSGMIYYVALSPSPLHFLIPLGGLSFMTGWALLAATALSLSRP
- a CDS encoding FKBP-type peptidyl-prolyl cis-trans isomerase, coding for MAAQQNIILKSITQKIAKPAVLAVLTSALALTLTACSDKENKEQTAEDKQTVEDNKPVADTQTKEQTLPSETEIFTTESGLQYQILTKGDGASPEATDTVTVHYEGTLMDGTVFDSSYKRGETISFPLNRVIKGWTEGVQLMNVGSKYKFTIPSELAYGESGAGGVIPPNADLIFTVELFDILDADEIEKQEAAKRAEMEKMIEAMKAEGEKFLTENAKKSGVKVTESGLQYKELLAGTGKSPAATDRVTVHYEGTLIDGTKFDSSYDRGEPIDFGLNQVISGWTEGLQLMQEGAKYKLFIPYDLAYGPQGSPGAIPPYATLVFTVELIRVN
- a CDS encoding inositol-3-phosphate synthase; translation: MSKIKIAIAGIGNCASSLIQGLYYYTPERTGDATVVPGLMHLEVGGYRPSDIEVVAAFDVDKRKVGKDVNEAIFEKPNCTTVFCADLPKSGTIVKMGNILDGVSEHMANYDDDRTFLLDGTASATKEDIVRELKESGAEILTNYMPVGSEAAAKFYAECALEAGVAFINNMPVFIASNPEWADRFKEKNLPIVGDDIKAQLGATITHRTLTDLFAKRGVVLERTYQLNTGGNTDFLNMKNQDRLESKKISKTEAVQSVAGKRLSDENIHIGPSDYIPWQNDNKLCFLRMEGDLFGGVPMNIELRLSVEDSPNSAGVAIDMIRCCKLALLNGEGGILHGASAYFCKHPPVQYTDDQAYEMTEEFIATRVSALNAAE
- a CDS encoding peroxiredoxin, giving the protein MTIAVGDKLPEATLVEMTADGPTPRTTAEIFGGRKVALFSVPGAFTPTCSAKHLPGFIEKADAFKAKGVDEIACMAVNDAFVMGAWGKSQNADGKVSMLADGNGDFAKALGLEMDGTGFGMGMRGKRFSMVVEDGVVTSLNIEGPGEFHVSSAEYMLDQL